A single genomic interval of Streptomyces sp. 1222.5 harbors:
- a CDS encoding DUF6380 family protein gives MDPSEPAGMRHATLRCGVASLTATTGRAPFNQHARHARKDAR, from the coding sequence ATGGACCCGAGCGAACCGGCGGGGATGCGGCACGCAACCCTCCGCTGCGGCGTGGCGTCCCTGACTGCGACGACCGGGCGTGCACCGTTCAACCAGCACGCCCGGCACGCACGGAAGGACGCACGATGA